A region of the Candidatus Eremiobacteraceae bacterium genome:
GGTCATTTCGGCGATGGGATTGACGCCCGAGTCTTCGAGATAGCCGGCGCGAACCTGCGCCGCCGCCCGGCTGAGCAACGCTCCAGGTAAAGCCGCGCAGTAGCCGCCGCCTCGATCGACGGATTTGTCTACATCTACTATTCTAAGCCGATCGATGATGTGGCCGCCCGAGACTATGCGTCCTTCGCTGTCGATCGTGGCGCGGTGCGGAAAGCGCACGGGTCCAAGGGCGCCCAAAAGTCGGTTGCCGCGAGCATCCACGAGTGAGCCGCTTGAATCGGAAGAGAACCGGCCATCGCGAGTGTAGCGAACGCCGTCGGATGTTGCAACCGCAAAGAAACCCGGCCCGCTCAAAGCGGCGTCGGTGGGGACGCCGGTGAGGCGCAACGCTCCCTGCAAAGACGAAGCGTTGGCGGCAGCGCCAAGCCGATCCGCAAAACGGGCTGCGGCCGGCAATGAAGCGCGGTAACCTGGTGTTCCCGCGTTGGCGAGATCGGCGGCGATCTGATCGAGACGGGCCGCCTGTGCGCGCATGCCCGTGGCCGCGCTCACAAGTGCATCCGGTGCGTCCATGGTGATCCTCCGGTTACTTGGGAAAGTGGGAGGACGATACGCCCGGGAGGTTGCCGACATGGCGCGAAAATACGGCCGACCTATGAACAGGTGGCTAGCAGCGGAGCACAGCGCTTAGAACGCCTGGGGCGGGAGTTTGCTAGATTAGAAGTTTGTCCGGCGAAATCGGGAGGTCCCGTACACGAATGCCGGTCGCATGATAGACCGCATTGGCCACCGCCGCCGCCGAACCACATATGCCGATCTCGCCGATTCCACGTACGTGCGCCGGATTGACGTTGGTGTCATCGTCTTCGACAATGATG
Encoded here:
- a CDS encoding flagellar hook basal-body protein gives rise to the protein MDAPDALVSAATGMRAQAARLDQIAADLANAGTPGYRASLPAAARFADRLGAAANASSLQGALRLTGVPTDAALSGPGFFAVATSDGVRYTRDGRFSSDSSGSLVDARGNRLLGALGPVRFPHRATIDSEGRIVSGGHIIDRLRIVDVDKSVDRGGGYCAALPGALLSRAAAQVRAGYLEDSGVNPIAEMTALVSTQRAFEANQKASQRADETLRRAVTDVPAVHQ